The Planifilum fimeticola genome window below encodes:
- a CDS encoding tetratricopeptide repeat protein, whose translation MDPLEIREIGEVIRKVRKERGMRLEDLADEHISPATISNIERGVPHVSKDKVNYVLEKLGLSLDRLPEMMTGEQKKLEDIRLQLAAVESLIDAQETKLAAEKLESLQLEDDHPFAPHFHRLRGKYLIYERKWNRAEKALSNAIRLCEGNSQAERMNVESDAYNLLSLSCYYQNDMAKAVHYTDQGLEAFNPEGERKHVKYVLLRNKGIYLERMGRVVPALRIVDKVWPELGKIDQTETVLSFYWLRSELLRRGGVLDEAMKYAQEGIEFARKNWVWISLFDLWTVLGTIYMDRKDYENAKACFDVVLSLQDKFPEKELFITTYTRIGIMYMNLKEWDQAKPFLDEAIKKGEYMNDVPRLTMALTAMGDYYRLQGNSREALSYYQRVEKLANRHNLKEMEYEAWFRLSQCWKDIDQEEFRRCTEKMFIVQEELDRQKGGVSREMV comes from the coding sequence GTGGATCCATTGGAAATAAGGGAAATCGGTGAAGTGATCCGCAAGGTGCGAAAAGAGCGGGGAATGCGCCTGGAGGATCTGGCTGACGAACATATTTCACCGGCGACCATCAGCAATATCGAGCGGGGCGTCCCCCACGTCAGCAAGGACAAGGTGAACTATGTCCTCGAAAAACTGGGGCTGTCGTTGGACCGGTTGCCGGAGATGATGACCGGGGAGCAGAAGAAACTGGAGGACATCCGGTTGCAGCTGGCCGCGGTGGAAAGTTTGATTGACGCGCAAGAAACCAAATTGGCCGCGGAGAAGTTGGAATCCTTGCAATTGGAAGATGACCACCCTTTTGCTCCCCATTTTCATCGCTTGCGAGGAAAGTATTTAATATACGAAAGAAAGTGGAACCGGGCGGAGAAAGCTTTGTCCAACGCCATCCGCTTGTGTGAGGGAAATTCCCAGGCGGAACGGATGAATGTTGAGTCGGACGCGTACAACTTGCTCAGTCTGAGCTGCTATTACCAGAACGACATGGCCAAAGCCGTCCACTACACGGATCAGGGGCTGGAAGCTTTCAACCCTGAGGGAGAACGAAAGCATGTAAAATATGTGCTCCTCCGGAACAAGGGGATCTATTTAGAGCGGATGGGTCGGGTGGTTCCGGCCCTGCGGATTGTGGACAAGGTGTGGCCCGAGCTGGGGAAAATTGATCAGACGGAAACCGTTCTCAGTTTCTACTGGCTGCGTTCCGAACTGCTGCGACGAGGCGGAGTGCTTGATGAAGCGATGAAATACGCCCAGGAAGGAATCGAATTTGCCCGCAAAAACTGGGTGTGGATCAGCCTCTTTGACCTTTGGACCGTTTTGGGCACGATCTATATGGATCGAAAAGATTACGAAAATGCCAAGGCGTGCTTTGATGTGGTGTTGTCTTTGCAGGACAAGTTTCCCGAGAAGGAATTGTTTATCACCACATATACCAGAATCGGAATCATGTATATGAATTTGAAAGAATGGGATCAGGCGAAGCCTTTTTTGGATGAGGCGATAAAAAAAGGTGAGTATATGAACGATGTTCCTCGCTTGACGATGGCTTTGACGGCCATGGGCGATTATTACCGGCTTCAGGGAAATAGCCGGGAGGCCCTTTCCTACTATCAACGGGTGGAGAAGTTGGCCAACAGACATAATTTGAAGGAAATGGAATACGAGGCATGGTTCCGGCTCAGTCAGTGCTGGAAAGATATCGACCAGGAGGAATTTCGACGTTGTACAGAGAAGATGTTTATAGTACAAGAAGAGCTTGATCGTCAAAAGGGAGGTGTAAGCCGTGAAATGGTTTAA
- the phnD gene encoding phosphate/phosphite/phosphonate ABC transporter substrate-binding protein, which translates to MKKAYSRISRGIALLIVVIFLWGSVGCSNPEGTDEAFRVGIVPAQNKGNMQKAMDKLEKVLSDHLGRAVEITVYADYQGVVEAMKYKKLEMAYFGPLTYVQVQEKTGARAIVTQLIDGKPYYHSYIIVPKDSPYRSIDDLVKHSRDIRFAFGDINSTSGSLIPGIELKKRGVFTDRENHRFKGVTYTGSHDITALVIQNKKYDAGAIDSAIYNQLVEDGKVDGDKIRVIWKSEKLFQYPWAVSEIVDDETVKKLQKAFLSVKDPEILGVFGASGFTTAKDSDYESIRQAAREAGRLE; encoded by the coding sequence ATGAAAAAGGCTTACAGTCGGATTTCCCGGGGAATCGCCCTTTTGATCGTCGTCATTTTCCTGTGGGGAAGCGTCGGATGTTCCAACCCCGAGGGAACGGACGAAGCTTTCCGGGTGGGCATCGTTCCGGCACAGAACAAAGGAAACATGCAAAAAGCGATGGACAAGTTGGAAAAGGTGTTGTCCGATCACCTCGGCAGAGCGGTGGAAATCACGGTGTATGCCGATTATCAAGGCGTGGTCGAAGCGATGAAATACAAGAAGCTGGAGATGGCGTACTTCGGTCCTCTCACCTACGTCCAGGTGCAGGAGAAGACGGGCGCCCGGGCGATCGTCACCCAGCTGATCGACGGGAAACCGTATTACCACTCCTACATCATCGTGCCGAAGGACTCTCCCTACCGCTCCATCGACGATCTCGTGAAGCACAGCCGCGACATCCGGTTTGCCTTCGGCGACATCAACTCCACTTCCGGCTCCCTCATCCCGGGCATCGAGCTGAAGAAGCGCGGGGTTTTTACGGACCGGGAAAACCACCGGTTCAAGGGAGTCACGTATACCGGTTCCCATGACATCACCGCCCTCGTCATCCAGAACAAGAAGTACGATGCGGGAGCCATCGACAGCGCCATATACAACCAGTTGGTGGAGGACGGGAAGGTGGACGGGGACAAAATCCGGGTGATCTGGAAGTCGGAAAAGCTGTTCCAATATCCCTGGGCGGTCTCGGAGATAGTGGACGATGAGACCGTGAAAAAGCTGCAGAAAGCCTTTCTGTCGGTCAAGGATCCGGAAATTCTGGGAGTGTTCGGCGCAAGCGGCTTCACTACCGCCAAAGACAGCGACTACGAATCGATTCGACAAGCGGCCCGGGAGGCGGGGAGGCTCGAATGA
- the phnC gene encoding phosphonate ABC transporter ATP-binding protein: MTLQLVDLSKRYGKEGEPALEGIDLTVSPGEFVAVLGRSGAGKSTLIRCINLLVRPSSGKVIWNGRDLTVASARELSRARREMGMIFQQFNLIGPLDVLTNVLVGAFPALPLWRCVPGLFPREAVDRAMEALERVGISHLARRKARELSGGQQQRVAIARALMLRPRIILGDEPVSNLDPVSARRILELLLAIHREENRITLLNLHDVRLAKAFATRIIGLDGGRIVFDGTPESLTEAEERRIYRDGVD; the protein is encoded by the coding sequence ATGACCCTGCAATTGGTCGACTTGAGCAAGCGGTACGGCAAGGAAGGGGAGCCGGCTCTCGAAGGGATCGATTTGACGGTTTCCCCGGGGGAGTTTGTCGCGGTCCTCGGCCGCAGCGGAGCGGGGAAATCCACCCTGATTCGCTGCATCAACCTGTTGGTTCGCCCTTCTTCCGGGAAAGTGATTTGGAACGGGCGGGATCTCACCGTCGCTTCTGCCCGGGAGCTGTCCCGCGCCAGGCGGGAGATGGGCATGATCTTCCAGCAATTCAACCTGATCGGTCCGCTGGATGTGCTGACCAATGTGCTGGTGGGGGCCTTTCCCGCTCTGCCTCTGTGGCGTTGCGTTCCGGGCCTTTTTCCCCGGGAGGCGGTGGATCGGGCGATGGAGGCGCTGGAGCGGGTGGGGATCTCCCATCTCGCCCGGCGCAAGGCGAGGGAATTGAGCGGCGGCCAGCAGCAGCGGGTGGCCATTGCCCGGGCGCTGATGCTTCGCCCCCGGATCATCCTCGGGGATGAACCCGTCTCCAATTTGGATCCGGTGTCAGCGCGGCGGATCCTGGAGCTGCTTTTGGCCATCCATCGGGAGGAAAACCGGATCACCCTCCTCAACCTGCACGATGTCCGCCTGGCCAAAGCCTTCGCCACCCGGATCATCGGATTGGACGGGGGAAGGATCGTGTTTGACGGCACCCCCGAATCCCTGACGGAGGCCGAGGAGAGGCGGATCTACCGGGACGGCGTCGATTGA
- the kynU gene encoding kynureninase: MGTHSFNPSKSYAEELDRNDPLGRFRQEFYLPEGRIYLDGNSLGLLSRRAERSLQQVIAAWRDLGIDGWTEGEQPWFDLSERLGAMMAPLVGADPEEVIVTGSTTVNLHQMVATFYRPRGKRTKILADVLNFPSDIYALQSQLRLHGLDPEEHLVRVPSRDGNTLDEEEIIAAMTDEVALILLPSVLYRSGQLLDIPRLARAARVRGIPIGFDLCHSIGAIPHALSEWEVDFAVWCTYKYLNSGPGGTAGLFVNRKHFGRLPGLAGWFGSDKAKQFDMEHRFTPARTAGAYQIGTPNLLSTAPLIGSLEMFAEAGIERIREKSLRLTRYLMDWAEKELSKYGFALGNPTEDRRRGGHVALIHEEAVRICKALKDEGVIPDFRAPDVIRLAPVALYTSFADVWEAVQRLRRIMEEKSYERYEKKRGVVA, from the coding sequence ATGGGCACTCATTCTTTCAATCCATCGAAATCCTACGCCGAAGAGTTGGACCGGAATGATCCGCTGGGCCGTTTCCGACAGGAATTTTACCTCCCGGAGGGCCGAATCTACCTCGACGGCAACTCCCTCGGCCTCCTGTCCAGGCGGGCGGAACGCTCCCTGCAACAAGTAATCGCCGCCTGGCGGGATCTGGGGATCGACGGGTGGACTGAAGGGGAGCAACCCTGGTTCGATTTGTCCGAACGGTTGGGGGCGATGATGGCCCCCCTGGTGGGTGCCGATCCGGAAGAGGTGATCGTCACCGGGTCGACGACGGTCAACCTGCATCAGATGGTCGCCACCTTTTATCGTCCCCGGGGGAAGCGGACGAAGATCCTGGCGGATGTCCTCAATTTTCCCTCCGACATCTACGCCCTGCAGAGCCAGCTGCGGCTCCACGGGCTGGATCCGGAGGAACATCTGGTTCGCGTGCCGAGCCGGGACGGAAACACCCTTGATGAGGAAGAGATCATTGCGGCGATGACCGACGAGGTGGCGCTGATTCTCCTTCCATCCGTGCTCTACAGAAGCGGACAATTGCTGGATATCCCGCGCCTGGCCCGGGCGGCCCGGGTACGGGGCATTCCCATCGGTTTCGACCTGTGCCATTCCATCGGAGCCATCCCCCATGCGCTCAGCGAGTGGGAGGTGGACTTCGCCGTCTGGTGCACGTACAAGTATCTGAACAGCGGACCCGGGGGAACGGCCGGGCTGTTTGTGAACCGGAAGCATTTCGGTCGGCTTCCCGGGCTGGCCGGGTGGTTCGGCTCCGACAAGGCGAAGCAGTTCGACATGGAGCACCGGTTCACTCCGGCTCGAACGGCGGGGGCCTATCAAATCGGCACGCCGAACCTTTTGAGTACCGCCCCGCTGATCGGCTCCCTGGAGATGTTCGCGGAAGCGGGGATCGAACGGATTCGGGAGAAATCCCTCCGGCTGACCCGATATTTGATGGACTGGGCGGAAAAGGAGCTTTCGAAATACGGTTTTGCCCTGGGCAATCCGACGGAGGATCGCCGCCGGGGCGGCCATGTGGCCCTGATCCACGAAGAGGCGGTGCGGATTTGCAAAGCCCTGAAGGACGAAGGGGTCATCCCGGACTTCCGGGCTCCCGACGTGATCCGTCTGGCGCCCGTCGCTCTCTATACGTCCTTTGCCGACGTGTGGGAGGCGGTGCAGCGGTTGAGGAGAATTATGGAGGAAAAGAGCTATGAGCGCTATGAGAAAAAGCGGGGAGTGGTGGCCTGA
- a CDS encoding TetR/AcrR family transcriptional regulator, with protein sequence MESLLFAKRMPKDARQKLLYVALRLFTDKGFKETSILEMVEAAHVSKTTFYNFFRSKEELLVQLFERLVDEVLDEVKKAADRQQKVSYKAFSGIRRYIELCTDRVTVARLLLVASVGVSQEVEAVRRKAHLRFAELIYSIVRDVLSGTVPEEDLKIGAQAMVGAINEVVIQNVITSEQEVDLDRLARMLNRMVVGSFSALVMKQPAN encoded by the coding sequence TTGGAGTCCCTGCTTTTTGCGAAACGAATGCCCAAGGACGCCCGTCAGAAATTGCTTTATGTGGCCCTGCGCCTGTTTACGGACAAGGGGTTTAAGGAGACCTCCATCCTGGAAATGGTGGAGGCGGCCCACGTTTCCAAAACGACGTTCTACAATTTTTTTCGCAGCAAAGAGGAATTGCTGGTCCAGCTGTTTGAACGGTTGGTCGACGAAGTGCTGGACGAGGTGAAAAAAGCCGCGGATCGGCAACAGAAGGTGTCCTACAAGGCCTTTTCCGGAATCCGCCGCTATATCGAGCTGTGCACCGATCGGGTGACGGTGGCGCGCCTGCTGTTGGTCGCCTCGGTGGGTGTCAGCCAAGAGGTGGAAGCGGTGAGGCGCAAAGCTCATCTCCGTTTTGCGGAACTGATTTACAGCATTGTGCGGGACGTGCTGTCCGGTACCGTTCCCGAGGAGGATCTGAAAATCGGAGCCCAAGCGATGGTGGGGGCGATCAACGAAGTGGTGATCCAGAACGTGATCACTTCGGAACAGGAAGTGGATCTCGACCGGTTGGCGCGGATGTTGAACCGGATGGTTGTGGGATCCTTCTCGGCCCTCGTGATGAAACAGCCCGCCAATTGA
- the tpx gene encoding thiol peroxidase, producing MAQERTGVVTFKGNPVTLVGNEVKVGDTAPDFTVLANDLSPVTLADSKGSVRIISVVPSLDTGVCDQQTRRFNEEAASLEGVRVLTISVDLPFAQKRWCGAAGVDRVQTLSDHRDLSFGTAYGVVIKELRLLARAVFVVDKNDKVVYAEYVPEVTQHPNYEAAIEAAKKAAS from the coding sequence ATGGCTCAGGAACGCACGGGAGTTGTGACTTTTAAAGGAAATCCGGTCACCTTGGTGGGAAATGAGGTGAAGGTGGGGGATACCGCTCCCGACTTCACGGTGTTGGCCAACGATCTTTCCCCGGTCACGCTGGCGGACAGCAAAGGTTCCGTCCGCATCATCAGCGTGGTTCCCTCTCTGGACACCGGCGTCTGCGACCAGCAGACCCGTCGCTTCAACGAGGAAGCGGCTTCCCTGGAGGGAGTCCGGGTTTTGACGATCAGCGTTGATCTGCCCTTCGCCCAGAAGCGCTGGTGCGGTGCCGCCGGCGTGGATCGGGTGCAAACCCTGTCCGACCACCGCGACCTCTCCTTCGGAACCGCCTACGGTGTGGTGATCAAGGAACTGCGCCTGTTGGCCCGGGCGGTGTTCGTCGTGGACAAGAACGACAAGGTGGTATACGCCGAGTATGTGCCAGAAGTGACCCAGCACCCGAACTACGAAGCGGCGATCGAAGCGGCCAAAAAGGCGGCCTCGTAA
- a CDS encoding SDR family oxidoreductase, with protein sequence MGKGELSGRIAVVTGAGRRREIGTAICRALADKGADILFVWHPHDRRMRDEGDDPAELEAELRSKGVRAEGFAMDLSSPAAPEKVLNRVEERFGSPSILVNNAAYSTLDGVDGLDADTLDAHYAVNVRAAVLLSVGFVRCWKGERGGRIINLTSGQSLGPMPGEIAYVTSKGAIEAFTSTFAVEVASRGITVNAVNPGPTDTGWMTEELKRELLARFPTGRLGQPEDAARLIAFLAGDEAEWITGQVIHSEGGFWRR encoded by the coding sequence ATGGGAAAAGGGGAACTCTCCGGCCGCATCGCGGTCGTGACCGGCGCGGGGCGGCGCCGGGAGATCGGCACGGCCATCTGCCGGGCCTTGGCGGACAAGGGTGCGGACATCCTCTTTGTGTGGCATCCCCATGACCGAAGGATGCGGGATGAAGGGGACGACCCGGCCGAACTGGAAGCGGAACTGAGGAGCAAGGGTGTGCGTGCAGAAGGTTTTGCGATGGACCTGTCTTCTCCGGCCGCTCCCGAGAAGGTGCTGAACCGGGTGGAGGAGCGATTTGGATCCCCGTCGATTCTGGTGAACAACGCCGCCTACTCGACCCTGGACGGCGTCGACGGTTTGGATGCGGACACCCTGGACGCGCACTATGCGGTGAACGTCCGGGCCGCCGTTTTGCTGAGCGTCGGCTTTGTCCGGTGCTGGAAGGGAGAACGGGGAGGACGCATCATCAACCTCACCTCCGGCCAGTCCCTGGGCCCGATGCCGGGGGAGATCGCCTATGTGACCTCCAAGGGTGCGATCGAAGCGTTTACTTCCACCTTCGCCGTGGAGGTCGCTTCCCGGGGGATTACGGTCAATGCCGTCAACCCGGGGCCGACGGACACGGGATGGATGACCGAAGAGCTGAAGCGGGAGCTCTTGGCCCGTTTTCCGACCGGGAGGCTCGGTCAGCCGGAGGACGCCGCCCGACTCATTGCCTTTCTCGCCGGAGACGAAGCCGAATGGATCACGGGGCAGGTGATCCACTCGGAAGGGGGATTTTGGCGGCGGTGA
- a CDS encoding penicillin acylase family protein — MVRKRNRRLLAALITLVLVVTLHSPSASGASPDPRYRDFGDPGGFMNILPPGQDGVVNGAEMLLYQLTKKYPKHYNDQTDMYNSLVYAAPGISDEDLPKYFKDASFGVKGKIERSYSPTKGATILRDEFGVPHIFGETREATMFAVGYATAEDRLFLMDVLRHLGRGRVSEFLGASERNKEMDRAQLKVAPYKESELTKQVNDICDSGPEGAQACLDAQAYIRGVNAYIKKAYLDPRLMPAEYPLLQQVPKKFVPEDIVAIASLVGGIFGMGGGNEVASGAFLQGLQQKYGEREGRAIWEDFRSANDAEAPVTVKKPFPYNNHQRIDPETTALLDPETADEAIKQLDKPEMILDGPKGPIRLNPPKGNSNALLVADKHTAAGRPIAVFGPQTGYFSPQLLVEMDVHGPGIDARGVAFAGTNLYVQLGRGKNYAWSATSSGADNVDQWVVKLCEPDGSRPTKKSKHYWYKGKCRPMDVYTHRQIAKPTLAGMPDKPSLKNIIFDIRVERTVYGPVVARGTVKGEPVAVTVQRSTYGRELTSAIGFQRVNNPQFMKDGARSFLKAMDGVEYSFNWFYADEKDIAYKHTCLCPVRDPRTDPDLPSWGTGEYDWTGEFLRPEEQPQAINPPQGYLANWNNKQAPEFRANDANFNYGSIHRSLFLEKRVQKAIASGKKLTRSDMVNLVMDAATVDLKGQEVYPLVLRVLGSEAPGGDPVLQRMRDRLAEWVKSGGHRRDFNPRDGKYDHAAAVAIGDAYFETLVEAIFGETLQGTHLPNQLEDSPRSGQGSAYMEGYYAYVHKDLRQVLGESVRDPWHKTHCGGGDPADCRSKLWQALRKAADDLTKKYGSPDPDDWKYDSSRDNIKQSPVGLIAAPDMQWMNRPTFQQVVQVGVD, encoded by the coding sequence ATGGTCCGAAAACGAAACCGGCGGCTCCTCGCCGCCCTCATCACCCTCGTCTTGGTCGTGACCCTCCACTCTCCGTCCGCCTCCGGCGCCAGTCCGGATCCCCGCTACCGGGACTTCGGCGATCCGGGAGGGTTTATGAACATTCTGCCCCCGGGACAGGACGGCGTGGTCAACGGTGCGGAAATGCTCCTCTACCAGCTGACAAAGAAATATCCCAAGCACTACAACGACCAGACGGACATGTACAATTCCCTGGTGTACGCCGCACCGGGAATTTCCGACGAGGACCTGCCCAAGTATTTCAAGGACGCTTCCTTCGGCGTGAAGGGGAAAATCGAACGGTCCTACTCCCCCACCAAGGGAGCCACCATTTTGCGGGATGAATTCGGCGTTCCCCACATCTTCGGCGAAACCCGGGAGGCGACGATGTTTGCCGTCGGCTATGCCACCGCCGAAGACCGCCTGTTCCTGATGGATGTCCTGCGCCACCTCGGCCGGGGACGGGTGAGCGAATTCCTCGGAGCGAGCGAGCGAAACAAGGAGATGGACCGGGCGCAGCTGAAGGTGGCTCCCTACAAGGAGTCGGAGCTGACGAAACAGGTGAACGACATTTGCGACTCCGGTCCCGAGGGGGCCCAGGCCTGCCTGGACGCGCAGGCGTACATCCGGGGCGTCAACGCGTACATCAAAAAGGCGTATCTGGACCCGCGGCTGATGCCCGCCGAGTATCCGCTCCTGCAGCAGGTGCCGAAAAAGTTTGTTCCGGAGGACATCGTGGCCATCGCCAGCCTGGTCGGCGGCATCTTCGGCATGGGCGGAGGGAATGAAGTGGCCTCGGGCGCCTTCCTTCAGGGGCTGCAGCAAAAATACGGGGAAAGGGAAGGGAGGGCCATCTGGGAAGACTTCCGCAGCGCCAACGACGCGGAGGCGCCGGTTACGGTGAAAAAACCCTTCCCCTACAACAACCACCAGCGGATCGACCCCGAAACGACGGCCCTGCTCGACCCGGAAACGGCGGATGAGGCCATCAAGCAGCTGGACAAGCCCGAAATGATCCTCGACGGTCCGAAGGGTCCCATCCGCCTCAACCCGCCCAAGGGAAACAGCAACGCCCTGCTCGTCGCCGACAAGCACACCGCGGCCGGGCGTCCCATCGCCGTGTTCGGACCCCAAACCGGCTATTTCAGCCCGCAACTGCTGGTGGAAATGGATGTGCACGGTCCGGGAATCGACGCCCGGGGCGTGGCCTTCGCCGGAACCAACCTCTATGTCCAGCTGGGGCGGGGGAAAAACTATGCCTGGTCGGCCACCTCGTCCGGCGCCGACAACGTCGATCAGTGGGTGGTCAAGCTGTGCGAGCCGGACGGCAGCCGTCCCACCAAGAAATCGAAGCACTACTGGTACAAAGGAAAATGCCGGCCGATGGACGTCTACACCCACCGCCAGATCGCCAAACCCACCCTCGCCGGCATGCCGGATAAACCCTCCCTGAAGAACATCATTTTCGACATCCGGGTGGAGCGGACGGTCTACGGTCCGGTGGTGGCCCGGGGAACCGTCAAGGGGGAACCCGTCGCCGTCACCGTCCAAAGGTCCACCTACGGCCGGGAGCTGACCAGCGCCATCGGGTTTCAGCGGGTGAACAACCCGCAATTCATGAAGGACGGCGCCCGGTCCTTCCTGAAGGCCATGGATGGCGTCGAATACTCCTTCAACTGGTTCTACGCGGACGAAAAGGACATCGCCTACAAGCACACCTGCCTCTGCCCGGTCCGGGATCCGCGGACCGACCCCGATCTGCCCAGCTGGGGCACGGGCGAATACGACTGGACCGGCGAGTTCCTTCGCCCGGAAGAGCAGCCCCAGGCGATCAACCCGCCGCAAGGGTATCTTGCCAACTGGAACAACAAGCAGGCTCCGGAGTTCCGGGCCAATGACGCCAATTTCAACTACGGTTCGATCCACCGCTCCCTTTTCCTTGAAAAGCGGGTCCAAAAAGCGATTGCCTCCGGGAAGAAGCTGACCCGCTCCGACATGGTCAACCTGGTGATGGACGCCGCCACCGTCGATCTGAAGGGACAGGAGGTGTATCCCCTCGTCCTGCGCGTCCTGGGCAGCGAGGCCCCGGGAGGTGATCCGGTCCTGCAGCGGATGCGCGACCGGCTTGCGGAATGGGTGAAATCCGGGGGACACCGCCGCGACTTCAATCCCCGGGACGGGAAATACGATCACGCAGCGGCCGTGGCGATCGGGGACGCCTATTTCGAAACTCTCGTCGAAGCGATCTTCGGAGAGACCCTCCAGGGGACCCATCTGCCCAACCAGCTGGAGGATTCGCCGCGAAGCGGCCAGGGTTCCGCCTACATGGAAGGATACTACGCCTACGTCCACAAAGACCTGCGCCAGGTTCTCGGGGAGTCCGTCCGGGATCCCTGGCACAAGACCCACTGCGGCGGAGGCGATCCGGCCGACTGCCGCTCCAAACTGTGGCAGGCCCTGAGAAAAGCGGCCGACGACCTGACGAAGAAATACGGCTCCCCCGATCCCGACGATTGGAAATACGATTCCTCCCGGGACAACATCAAGCAGAGCCCCGTCGGACTGATCGCGGCCCCGGACATGCAGTGGATGAACCGTCCCACCTTCCAGCAGGTGGTTCAGGTGGGAGTGGACTAA
- a CDS encoding SCP2 sterol-binding domain-containing protein, with product MANYTTAEVFQEIEKRLKENPKPIEGMKAIYQFDLSGEDGAVYQLHLADGAAKVEQGEAAPADCTIQMTAADFKDMLLGNLNPTAAFMSGKLKVKGNLGLAMKLQNVLGQYEPPRT from the coding sequence ATGGCCAATTATACGACAGCGGAAGTATTTCAGGAGATTGAAAAGCGGTTGAAGGAAAATCCGAAGCCGATCGAGGGAATGAAGGCCATCTACCAGTTTGATCTGTCCGGGGAGGACGGCGCCGTGTATCAACTCCATCTCGCGGACGGGGCGGCCAAAGTGGAGCAAGGGGAAGCGGCACCCGCCGATTGCACCATCCAGATGACCGCCGCCGATTTCAAAGACATGCTGCTCGGCAACCTGAATCCGACGGCGGCCTTCATGTCCGGCAAGCTGAAGGTGAAGGGGAACCTGGGACTGGCGATGAAACTGCAGAACGTATTGGGTCAATACGAACCTCCGCGGACGTGA
- the phnE gene encoding phosphonate ABC transporter, permease protein PhnE — MKETGDATIRPALKYFLLAVSLLVLVFLSVWDMGLNLEDIRDLPNTFDFLGELWPLDFSMVDQALNETLITLEIAFLGTFFGLIVGFPCAFLAARNTAPGAVYHGMRGFLTFLRSIPELVIALIFVPTFGLSPLTVIVAIFLHNIAVLGKLIAELIEAADPGPQEAVAATGARKVLVALYGIVPQIVPVVLSQYFYRLEVGVRSSLLFGAIGAGGIGDMLFIHFKTFEYAAMAVDVLIIMVLIGLLDYAGAFFRSRVIG, encoded by the coding sequence ATGAAGGAAACGGGTGACGCAACGATCAGGCCAGCCCTTAAATATTTTCTCCTCGCCGTTTCGCTTCTGGTCCTCGTCTTTCTCAGCGTGTGGGATATGGGATTGAACCTGGAGGATATCCGGGACCTTCCCAACACCTTCGATTTTTTGGGAGAGCTGTGGCCCCTCGACTTTTCGATGGTGGACCAGGCCCTGAACGAGACGCTGATCACCCTTGAGATTGCGTTTCTCGGCACGTTTTTCGGACTGATCGTCGGGTTCCCCTGCGCCTTTCTGGCTGCCCGCAACACGGCGCCCGGAGCGGTGTATCACGGGATGCGCGGTTTCCTGACGTTCCTCCGGTCGATTCCGGAGTTGGTCATCGCGCTGATTTTTGTCCCCACCTTCGGACTTTCTCCCCTGACGGTGATCGTGGCCATCTTTCTGCACAACATCGCCGTGTTGGGCAAGCTGATCGCCGAGCTGATCGAGGCGGCCGACCCCGGTCCCCAAGAGGCGGTTGCCGCGACGGGAGCGCGGAAGGTGTTGGTGGCCCTGTACGGGATTGTCCCGCAAATCGTCCCCGTGGTTTTGTCCCAGTATTTTTACCGTTTGGAGGTGGGGGTGCGCTCCTCCCTCCTGTTCGGGGCGATCGGGGCGGGGGGGATCGGCGATATGCTGTTCATCCACTTCAAAACCTTTGAATACGCCGCCATGGCGGTGGATGTGTTGATTATCATGGTGCTGATCGGGCTGTTGGATTACGCGGGAGCTTTTTTCCGCTCCCGGGTGATCGGATGA
- the thpR gene encoding RNA 2',3'-cyclic phosphodiesterase, with protein sequence MKPGDLRLFVAVPIPEAVRGQIALRLGELKKAASFRKWVHPRDLHITLQFLGECSPRTCERVKERLGEMAPTLDPFRLKLGDLGLFGNPRSPRILWSGVEGELEALGRLQREVVGRLSPLGFPAETRPFRPHLTLARNCRQRDFSLRELEALWMDDSVRPEWEVHRIVLYRSHLGRTPMYEPVELFGLKKDGED encoded by the coding sequence GTGAAACCAGGAGACCTGCGCCTCTTTGTCGCCGTGCCGATTCCGGAGGCAGTGCGCGGTCAGATCGCCCTTCGGCTCGGCGAACTGAAAAAAGCGGCCTCCTTCCGCAAATGGGTTCATCCCCGGGATTTGCATATCACGCTTCAATTCCTGGGCGAATGCAGCCCACGGACCTGTGAGCGGGTGAAGGAGCGGTTGGGGGAGATGGCCCCGACGCTGGATCCCTTTCGATTGAAGCTCGGTGATCTCGGCTTGTTCGGCAACCCTCGGAGCCCGAGGATCCTTTGGAGCGGGGTGGAGGGGGAACTGGAGGCCTTGGGCCGCCTTCAACGGGAAGTGGTGGGCCGGCTGTCCCCCCTCGGTTTTCCCGCGGAGACGCGCCCCTTCCGCCCGCATCTGACTTTGGCCAGGAACTGCCGGCAGCGGGATTTTTCCCTCCGGGAGCTGGAGGCGCTATGGATGGACGATTCCGTCCGGCCGGAATGGGAAGTGCACCGGATCGTCCTGTACCGTTCCCATCTTGGGAGGACGCCGATGTACGAACCGGTGGAGCTCTTTGGGCTGAAGAAGGATGGGGAAGACTAG